The Flavobacteriales bacterium genome contains the following window.
TCGCGGCTCTCTTCAAGCTCCGATTGGCCAGTCTTGTGGTCTTCAGCGCCGCATTAGGCTACCTCATGGGGGTGCCGGAGGGCGCCTTCTCTTGGCCGGCCATCCTTGGGCTTTCGCTTGCTGGCTTCCTCGTTACCGGTGCCAGCAATGCGTTGAACCAGGTCATTGAGCAGGGGCAGGACGCCCTGATGAGCCGCACGAACGAGCGGCCACTGGTGCGCGGCACGCTCAGTAGTCGCGAAGCCATTGTATTGGCCGCGGTTTCCGGCATCGCCGGTGTGGCTCTCCTGTGGATGCAGTTCGGTCCGCTCTGCGGGGTGCTTGGCCTGCTGGCCTTGTTCATGTACGCTGCCCTCTACACGCCCATGAAGCGCCTGAGCCCATGGGCCGTGTTCGTTGGCGCGCTGCCGGGTGCCATTCCGCCGATGCTGGGCTACGTGGCGGCGCAAGGGCACTTCGGGCTGGGCCCCGGCCTGCAGTTCTTCGTGCAGTTCATGTGGCAGTTCCCGCACTTCTGGGCCATTGCCTGGGTGCTCGACGACGACTATGCCAAGGCCGGCTTCCGACTGCTGCCCAGCGCAGGTGGCCGCGATGGCCGCAGTGCCTCATGGATCCTCTGGAGCGCGCTGCTCCTGGTGCCTACGGGCGTTCTTCCTTGGGCCTTCGGCTTTAGCGGCATGTGGAGCGCGGTGGCCGCCACGTTTGCGGGCCTGCTGATGGTGGTTCCCGCGGTAAAACTCTTCCGCAGCCACGATAGGGCCGATGCCCGCCGCTTGATGTTCGCCAGCTTCATCCACCTGCCCGTGGTGCAGTTGGCCTACGTGCTCGACCGGATATGACCACTCCCGACCAAGGCGCCGACGAGAAGGCCGTCCGCGACGGGGCCCGTCGGCTGCTCGTGAAGCTCATCTGCTTCGCCATCGTGATGCTCTTCGCCGGCCTCACCAGCGCCTACGTGGTGAGCAAGGGCGACGGCTACTGGGTGTGGCTTCGCTTGCCGCAGACCTTCCTCTACAGCACCATCGCTATTGTGGCCAGCAGCATCGTGCTGCAATTGGCCTACAACGCCACCAAACAGGGAAAGGCCGACATGGGCGCCGGGCTCACCGCGCTCACCCTGGCCCTGGGCCTGGCCTTCACGGGGTTCCAGTACCAAGGCTTCAAGGACCTTTACCAGCGGGGCAATACGCTCAGGGGCGATGGAGGCATCCTCAACATCAAGGGCGAATACGGGGTGGACTACGAACTCCTGAAGAAGAACGTGCCCCTGGTGAAGGAGAACGGCAACTATTACCTGAGCACCGATACCGGCCGGGAGACCATCCTGAACGCCGATATTGCCGAGCGTTTCAACGCTGGAAGCAGCTACATGTACATGCTGACGGTGGTGCACTGGGCGCATTTGGCGCTGGGTCTCATCGGGTTGCTGGTGATGGTGGTGAAGGGCTTCATGGGCCGCTATTCGGCCACGGAACATGTCGGGCACTGGAGCGGCACTGTGTACTGGCATTTCCTCGGTGGCCTGTGGGTATTCCTCTGGCTCTTCTTCCAGTTGAACCATTAACATTGCCGCCGCAAATCGGACCACATGTCAGGCGAAGCGACCAAGGCGATCCCGAATGATGTTCTCTGGGGCGGCGGACGAAGCCCCTTCAGTGTCAGCTACGGCAAGCTGATGATGTGGTTCTTCCTGGTGAGCGACGCCCTGAGCTTCACGGGCTTGCTGATCGGTTATGGCTTCGTGCGCCACTCGCTGCCGCTGGGCGACCGCTGGCCCATGGGCGAGGAAGTGTTCCGCGCGCTGCCCTTCCTGCACGGCAGTTACCCACTGATGTACGTGGCCTTCATGACGGCCCTGCTCATCTTCAGCTCCGTAACGATGGTACTGGCCGTGGAGGCTGGCCACCGCATGGACAAGAAGAACGTGGTGTTCTGGTTGTTCCTCACCATCCTGGGCGGCGCCGGTTTCGTGGGCAGCCAGGCTTGGGAGTGGAGCCACTTCCAGCACGGCGCCGGTGGTTACATCACCACGGCGGAAGGCGAGAAGTACTGGGTGCACAACGATGAGCACGACACGCACGACCCGACGGCGCACGAGAGCTTCCATCTGCTGAAGGCCAGCGCGGACGGCGTTTACCTGCACCACGAAGGCGAGGAGATCCGTGGCGAAGCCGCTATGGCGCTCTGGAAGAAGCAGATCAATTATGTGGCCGGCGCACCGTTCCCTTGGAGCAGCACGGGCATGGTGAACAACGAGTACGGCCCGGCCCAGTACGGCAACTTCTTCTACTTCATCACCGGCTTCCACGGGTTCCACGTGTTCAGCGGTGTCATCATCAACATCATCGTCCTCATCATGGTGCTGCGCGGGGTGTTCCATCGCCGCGGCCACTACGAAACCGTGGAGAAAGCCGGTCTGTACTGGCACTTCGTTGATCTGGTGTGGGTGTTCGTGTTCACCTTCTTCTACCTCGTTTGATCCAACGCAAAAGGCACTGACATGGAGCGCGACGACATCATCGAGTACAGCCTCGATGCACACCACAGCGAGGAGCAAGGCAAGAAGATCCGCAAGAAGATCTGGATGGTGACGCTGATCATGGCGGTGATAACCGCCGTGGAGGTGTACTTGGGCGCAGCTTGGCGCGGCCTCTTCCCGGAATCCTGGTCGGTCATCAAAGCGCTCTTCATCGTGCTTACGCTGGTGAAAGCCACCTACATCGTGATGACCTTCATGCACTTGGGCGATGAGCGCCGCAACGTGCGCGCTATGATCCTGTTGCCGTACGCCTTGTTCGTGTTCTATCTCATCTGGATCGCGCTCACCGAGAGCAACTACATCGAGCGCGCCCTGCAGTGGTTCCTCTGAACGTACGATGAAGCCCTCCTCCCCCTTGCGCAAATGGTTGCTGCTGGGAGGCATCTTCATTACGCTGCCCATCATTTATATCGTGCTGGGCAAGGGTGAAAGCAAGTTCACCACGTTGCCCATCATCGGCCCACGCGAGGCACAGCTGAACGGCGACACGCTCTACCACACCGTGCCCGCCTTCTCCTTCACCGGCATTGATGGTAAGCCGGTCACCGAGAAGACACTCGCGGGGAAGATCCTCATCGTCGATTTCTTCTTCAGCCGCTGCGGCACCATCTGTCCGCGCATGAGCGCGCACATGCGCGAACTGCTGCACATGCAACTGAAGACCGATGACGGCTACGGCGACATCGTGTTCCTGAGCCACACCGTGGACCCGGAATACGATACCCCTGAAGTGCTGGCGGCCTATGCCAAGGAGTACAGCGCAGATACGGCCCGCTGGAAGTTCGTGACGGGCGACAAAACCGCCATCTACACGCAAGGCGCCGACGGATACTTCCTGGCGGCTCGCGAAGACGTGCTGGCCGAGGGCGGCTTCCTGCACAGCGAGAACTTCGTGCTGCTGGACAAGCAACGGCGGATCCGCGGGATCTACGACGGCACGAACCCCGCCAAGATGAAAGAGCTGGTGGTGGACGCCAAGATGCTACTGGGAGAAGAACGCCGCCGCGAACGGGAGGCCGGACAGTGAACACATGGAACAAGCGCGCAACAACAACTGGCTTGTGTGGGCTGTGAGCGCCGTGCTGCTCGGCGTGGTGGCCTTCCTCTACTTGGGCCCCGACCTGTTCTCGCTCGGTATCGCACGCGGCACATTGCCTGCGATCAACGGCGTGGTGAACGCTATCACCACCGTGATCCTCATCGTGGCATGGCGCGCCATCAGGCGCAAGCAGGTGCCGCTGCACAAGAAGTTGATGCTGACAGCCGTGGCCCTGAGCGCATTGTTCCTGGTGCTGTACGTGATCCAGCACAGCAGCTTCGAGAGCGCGCAGTACGGCGGTCCGGTGCGCGGCATCTACCTCTTCATCCTGCTCACGCACATCGTGCTTGCGGCCGTCATTACGCCGCTGGTGCTCATCACCCTCAACCGGGCCCTGCAACAACGCTTCGACAAGCACCGTCGCATTGCGAAAGTCACGCTGCCGCTGTGGCTCTATGTCACCATCACGGGGGTGGTAGTGTACCTGATGATGGCACCGTACTACTGAGCCTACCTTCGCCGTGTGAAACGCCTCGCCACACTGCTCATGCTGCTGCCGCTCGCTACCGGGCTGCTCGCGCAGGGCTGTGCCATGTGCAAGGCCGTGGCCGGGCAGGAAGAGGAAAGCAGCATCAACAGCGGCATCCTCTGGCTGATCCCCATCCCGTACATCCTGCTCTTCCTGCTCTTCCGCAAGCAGCTGAAGGGCTTCTGGCAGGAATTGTCGGGCTCCAAGGCCTGAAAAAAGGAAAGGCCGCCCGAAGGCGGCCTTCTCCATTGCGGCTACCGGCCTTACTTCTTGGCGGTGCCCAGGATCTTGAACATGCCCGTGCCACAAGTGACGCACGTGCCTTTCATGGCCTTGCGGCCGTTCGCCATGGTATTCTCCTTGGCGTCCTTCATTTCGCGCTTCGCTTTGCACTTCACGCAGTAACCTTCTACGGCTGGCATGGGTAGTTCGGGTTTTAGTGTGGTGCCAATGTAGGATCCACTCCAAACCTCGCCCCGCATAACACATAGGAGTTGTCAACAGGTGTGCACCACGCAACGACGCTAGTTTGGCCCCGGAAACCGATCAGCCATGCACACAACACGACTTCTTGCCGCTCCGCTCCTTCTAGCTGCGGCCACGAGCTCTGCACAGGTCCTCCTCGACAGCATCCCCTATCCCGGCCAGGGCACAGGGGTTTGGGGCATCCATGTCACCGCCGACACCATCTTCCTCGGCAGCGACTTCACCGGCAATATCCGCTTCAGCGATCACAGTGGCACGATCCTTAGCGAGCAGGCAACAGGCCTCGACTTCAACCACGGCTTCGTGCGCCGACCGGGCTCCTACCTCATCGCGGAGGACTACACCACCAACGGCGCCCACCTGTACGAGGTGTCCAACGCCGGTGCGCTGCTCAATACATGGACGTTCCCCGATGTGATCGGCGGTCCTTCGTCGGGCATCGGCGACCTGGAGGCCGATGGCAACGCGATCTGGTACACCATGTACTATCCCGACTTCAACACCTATCCGTTCGCCTACGCATACAAGTGGGTGCCCGGCGATCCAGCACCAGTTGATACCGTGCCGCTCTGGGGCGAACAGCCCTACGGCATCGCGCTGAAGGGCGACACTCTGTTCTACGTTACCGACAACCTGAACGGCGACCAGGAGCGCATCTACGCCTACCAACTTGGCACTGACCAGGACCTGGGCTGGGTGGGCCTTCCGGACACACCCTTCGACAACGACCAACGTCCGCAGGGCATGCACTACAATGGCGACTACCTCTACTTGGTGGCCAACCGCCAGGGCAACAATGTGAATGCCTACCAGACCGTGTTCATCTACGATTTCGACACGTCCGTGGGCTTCGCCGATGCGCAACCGGTAGCGGAACTGAGCGTTGGCCCGAACCCGGCGAGCGAGTTCCTCACGGTCCGATCAACGGTGATCGGGACCTACACGATCGTGGATGCACAAGGCCGCACCGCTGACACCGGACAACTGAACGGCCGCACGTTGGTGGATGTACGCAACCTGGCACCGGGCTGCTATGTGATCCGCACGGAGAACGGGAACCGCGGCGCCGTGCAGAAGTTCGTGGTGCAGCGCTGATCAGCCGGAAGTTCGCCTTCTGCGCCACCAGCGCAGAAGCCAAGGCGACCATAGGAGCGCGGCCAGCAAAAGGCTCAGTGCGTGGAACCGTCCGTAGCCGGGCGGTGGACTTTCCAATGCGGCGCTCGGGATCGAACGCCCCCAAGCGATGAACAGATCGGCGATGGGCAGCGCGCCGAAGATGTAACGCTGGCCATTGAAGCATGTGGCAAGGCCGAAACCGTGCACCGTGCGCGTGCATTCGGTGGCGTGGAAGACATCGCCGTTGCGCTTGCACGCCGGCGCCCCCACGATCGTTGAAGCAGGACCGAAGCCCAGGATCAGCGGTCCACTGTCGATGTCGCCGGGGGAAGCATCGCCGATGGGATGCTCGCGTGCTGCTGGGACGCCAAAACGCTCCATGACGAAGAGCGACTTCCACCGATCGAACTGTTCCGCTGCCAAAGTGCTGTCGATATCCGGCAGGAACACGTTCATCAGGGCAAGCGAACTGCCGCGCCCGGATTGGTGGAATTCATCGCGCACCAAAGACCACTTGTGCGGGATCATGTTCCTGCCGTCGCGACGGGTTCGCACGAGCTGCACCCAACGATCGATGACGGCACTGTGATCGGCACCGCGCAGGCGTTCATGGAGCCGCAGTGAGTGCAGCGCGACCACGCCATCGGCCGGCCAGGCTTGCCCGGTGTAGCTCTCCGGGTAGGGGGAAGCTGACCCGGCGAAAGCAGCAGCGATGGTGGCACTCTCGCGATCGAACGCGACGGCCACCGCTGTATCACTCGGATCAAGTGCCACCAGCGCAGCGAGCACCTGGTTGCGCCAACCCGCATAGAAGGCACCCAAAGGCAACGGTGTGCTGATGGGGAACTGGCGCTGCGAATGAGCACTGTTCAATTCATCATAAGCCCAACGCGCCTCCCGCAAGGCATGCAAGCGCAAAGTGTCATCCGCTGCCCTGCGCTCAGCAAGGCCGCACCAGCTGAGGGCATACAACGCTTGCGCGAAAACGCGGCCCTCGGGGAAGAGCTTCTGCATGTCGTTCGGCAGGCCCGCGTGCATGCGTGGCTCCAAATAGGTGAGCTGGGCCTGAAGTGCTTCGACTTCCGCGGTGGAGCCGACGGCCGGCGTGCGGTGGATGGCGAAATTGATCCAAAGCAGAGCAATGGAAAGGAGAGCGACCAGTAGTAGAGCGATCGAGCGCATCAGAACCACTGGTAGAATCTCGCAAGCACGCCGGTGCCGATCAGTGTCATGAACCAACCGAACAGC
Protein-coding sequences here:
- a CDS encoding cytochrome C oxidase subunit IV family protein, which codes for MERDDIIEYSLDAHHSEEQGKKIRKKIWMVTLIMAVITAVEVYLGAAWRGLFPESWSVIKALFIVLTLVKATYIVMTFMHLGDERRNVRAMILLPYALFVFYLIWIALTESNYIERALQWFL
- the cyoE gene encoding protoheme IX farnesyltransferase, with protein sequence MERPSTASVAVPFVVKVREVAALFKLRLASLVVFSAALGYLMGVPEGAFSWPAILGLSLAGFLVTGASNALNQVIEQGQDALMSRTNERPLVRGTLSSREAIVLAAVSGIAGVALLWMQFGPLCGVLGLLALFMYAALYTPMKRLSPWAVFVGALPGAIPPMLGYVAAQGHFGLGPGLQFFVQFMWQFPHFWAIAWVLDDDYAKAGFRLLPSAGGRDGRSASWILWSALLLVPTGVLPWAFGFSGMWSAVAATFAGLLMVVPAVKLFRSHDRADARRLMFASFIHLPVVQLAYVLDRI
- a CDS encoding T9SS type A sorting domain-containing protein, which gives rise to MHTTRLLAAPLLLAAATSSAQVLLDSIPYPGQGTGVWGIHVTADTIFLGSDFTGNIRFSDHSGTILSEQATGLDFNHGFVRRPGSYLIAEDYTTNGAHLYEVSNAGALLNTWTFPDVIGGPSSGIGDLEADGNAIWYTMYYPDFNTYPFAYAYKWVPGDPAPVDTVPLWGEQPYGIALKGDTLFYVTDNLNGDQERIYAYQLGTDQDLGWVGLPDTPFDNDQRPQGMHYNGDYLYLVANRQGNNVNAYQTVFIYDFDTSVGFADAQPVAELSVGPNPASEFLTVRSTVIGTYTIVDAQGRTADTGQLNGRTLVDVRNLAPGCYVIRTENGNRGAVQKFVVQR
- a CDS encoding DUF420 domain-containing protein, whose amino-acid sequence is MEQARNNNWLVWAVSAVLLGVVAFLYLGPDLFSLGIARGTLPAINGVVNAITTVILIVAWRAIRRKQVPLHKKLMLTAVALSALFLVLYVIQHSSFESAQYGGPVRGIYLFILLTHIVLAAVITPLVLITLNRALQQRFDKHRRIAKVTLPLWLYVTITGVVVYLMMAPYY
- a CDS encoding SCO family protein, coding for MKPSSPLRKWLLLGGIFITLPIIYIVLGKGESKFTTLPIIGPREAQLNGDTLYHTVPAFSFTGIDGKPVTEKTLAGKILIVDFFFSRCGTICPRMSAHMRELLHMQLKTDDGYGDIVFLSHTVDPEYDTPEVLAAYAKEYSADTARWKFVTGDKTAIYTQGADGYFLAAREDVLAEGGFLHSENFVLLDKQRRIRGIYDGTNPAKMKELVVDAKMLLGEERRREREAGQ
- a CDS encoding cytochrome c oxidase subunit 3, with the translated sequence MSGEATKAIPNDVLWGGGRSPFSVSYGKLMMWFFLVSDALSFTGLLIGYGFVRHSLPLGDRWPMGEEVFRALPFLHGSYPLMYVAFMTALLIFSSVTMVLAVEAGHRMDKKNVVFWLFLTILGGAGFVGSQAWEWSHFQHGAGGYITTAEGEKYWVHNDEHDTHDPTAHESFHLLKASADGVYLHHEGEEIRGEAAMALWKKQINYVAGAPFPWSSTGMVNNEYGPAQYGNFFYFITGFHGFHVFSGVIINIIVLIMVLRGVFHRRGHYETVEKAGLYWHFVDLVWVFVFTFFYLV